The Cryomorphaceae bacterium genome contains a region encoding:
- a CDS encoding 4-amino-4-deoxychorismate lyase, with product MSLSKTDQYIILNGDLLDMTRSGLSPQNRAFLFGDGLFESIKVVNGKPVFVDIHFSRLKEGMEVLQMDMPESLTSDNLRKEMMQLLQQCDIYEGGRLRVTVYRNAGGFYLPTDTGVSYVIAASKHPINGYELNTEGLVVDLYPDIKKQITAYAPFKTVNAMQYILASIYARKQKLHDALLVNENNHIIESTNSNLFIVSNGVLYTPALSDGCVGGTMRMQIINLALENSLKVYECSLTPQNLLAADEVFLTNAIQGIRWVSAYRMKRYFHKMSNFLLEKLNERARAEVAS from the coding sequence ATGTCGCTTTCCAAAACAGACCAATATATTATTTTGAATGGCGATCTGCTGGATATGACGCGCTCAGGTCTGAGTCCGCAGAACAGGGCATTTCTTTTTGGTGACGGCTTGTTTGAAAGTATCAAGGTAGTGAACGGAAAGCCCGTTTTTGTGGATATTCATTTCAGCAGGCTTAAAGAGGGCATGGAGGTATTGCAGATGGATATGCCAGAGAGCTTAACCTCTGACAATCTGCGAAAGGAAATGATGCAGCTTCTTCAGCAGTGCGATATTTATGAAGGTGGCAGGCTGCGTGTTACGGTGTATCGCAATGCAGGCGGGTTTTATTTGCCAACCGATACCGGAGTTTCGTATGTGATAGCAGCCAGCAAGCACCCCATCAATGGCTATGAGTTGAATACAGAGGGACTGGTGGTGGATCTGTACCCCGACATCAAGAAACAGATTACGGCATACGCCCCTTTCAAAACGGTGAATGCCATGCAGTACATTCTGGCCAGCATCTACGCGAGAAAACAAAAGCTGCACGACGCATTATTGGTGAACGAGAACAATCACATCATTGAATCTACCAACTCCAACCTCTTTATTGTAAGCAACGGTGTGCTTTACACACCCGCTCTTTCCGATGGATGCGTTGGAGGTACCATGCGCATGCAAATCATCAATCTTGCGCTGGAAAATAGCCTGAAGGTGTACGAATGTTCGCTAACACCACAAAACCTATTGGCTGCCGACGAAGTGTTTCTTACCAATGCTATTCAGGGAATCCGATGGGTTTCGGCCTATCGTATGAAGAGGTACTTTCACAAAATGAGCAATTTTTTGCTCGAGAAGCTGAACGAAAGAGCCAGAGCGGAAGTGGCTAGTTGA